The proteins below come from a single Geobacillus thermoleovorans genomic window:
- a CDS encoding type III restriction-modification system endonuclease, translating into MKLKFNADLDYQRRAIESVVHIFKGQELNQSNFTVSYGPEAGMLQTDLGVGNRLDLTPEEILKNVQDIQVRNGLPRSERLDGMHFTIEMETGTGKTYVYLRTIYELHKHYGFTKFVIVVPSVAIREGVYKSLQITRDHFDELYDRTPAEYFIYDSQKLDQVRNFATATTIQIMIINIDAFRKSFEDPEKEDKANVIHRPNDRLNGYRPIEFIQQTNPIVIIDEPQSVDTTPKSKEAIASLNPLCTLRYSATHVDKYHMVYRLDAVDAYNQKLVKKIEVMSVRSEPSFNVPYIKLIEVKERKAKIELDVESRGKIKRMTKTVKYGDDLYDISGERELYRGYIVEQIDWTEGNEAVEINGYRLGVGDAIGDVDDDAIKRYQIRKTIEEHLNKELWLRPRGIKVLSLFFIDKVAHYRDYDQEGQPVKGKYAIMFEEEYRNLMQKPKYRPLWDDPGIDQDIEKVHNGYFAQDKKGRLKDTKGNTEADTDVYNLIMRDKERLLSLDEPLRFIFSHSALREGWDNPNVFQICTLKDSSGTYVSRRQEIGRGLRLAVNQNGERVHDDHINILTVMANESYEEFVATLQREIEEDTGIQFGKIEKHVFAKLVYVDEATEEPVQMGYDLSLKLYEELKQNGYIDKQSKATEKLKRAIENYDLHLSDEFQPWLLSIVKEIKRHLQALPIKDGTKKKKVHVNMAVLNQEEFTRLWDKIKYKTVYSVDFDSEQLIDLCIAAIQEMRPIEKIRIVSRKGRVEIDHVTGVQAQTISEKVEDYVSLHHTLPDLITELQNRTNLTRKTIVRILTGCKRLDDFKNNPQKFIEEVANIIQRQMRLLLKDGVKYYKIGDDAYYAVELFQNEELLAYLNDNAIPSEKSPFDHILYDSEVEERFAKRFEHDENVKVYVKLPSWFKIDTPIGSYNPDWALVIEKDGEEKLYFVLETKGQEWEGELRPGEAAKIAFARKHFQAIGTDVEFIGPENDVERFMLQVLSR; encoded by the coding sequence ATGAAGCTGAAGTTTAACGCGGATTTGGACTACCAACGGCGCGCGATTGAGTCGGTGGTGCATATTTTCAAAGGACAGGAACTGAACCAGTCGAACTTCACCGTTTCGTACGGCCCTGAGGCGGGAATGCTTCAAACGGACTTGGGCGTCGGGAATCGGCTTGACCTGACGCCTGAGGAAATTTTAAAAAACGTCCAAGACATCCAGGTGAGAAACGGCCTGCCGCGCAGCGAGCGGCTCGATGGCATGCATTTTACGATTGAAATGGAGACGGGGACGGGGAAGACGTACGTCTATTTGCGGACGATTTATGAGCTCCATAAGCATTATGGATTTACGAAATTTGTCATCGTCGTTCCGTCCGTGGCGATTCGCGAAGGAGTGTACAAGTCGCTGCAAATCACTCGCGACCATTTCGATGAACTGTACGACCGCACTCCGGCGGAATATTTTATTTACGATTCGCAGAAGCTTGATCAAGTCCGCAATTTTGCGACGGCGACAACGATTCAAATCATGATCATCAATATCGATGCGTTCCGCAAAAGCTTTGAAGATCCGGAAAAAGAAGATAAGGCGAACGTCATTCATCGGCCGAACGACCGTCTAAACGGGTATCGCCCGATTGAATTTATCCAACAGACGAATCCGATCGTGATCATCGATGAGCCGCAAAGCGTCGATACGACGCCGAAATCGAAGGAAGCGATCGCGTCGCTCAACCCGCTTTGTACGCTGCGCTACTCGGCGACGCATGTGGACAAGTATCATATGGTGTACCGCCTTGATGCGGTTGACGCCTATAATCAAAAGCTGGTGAAAAAAATTGAAGTCATGTCTGTCCGATCCGAACCGTCGTTCAATGTGCCGTACATCAAGCTCATTGAGGTGAAAGAGCGAAAAGCGAAAATTGAGCTCGATGTCGAATCGCGCGGGAAGATCAAACGGATGACGAAAACGGTCAAATACGGCGATGATTTGTATGACATTTCCGGAGAGCGCGAACTGTACCGCGGATATATCGTCGAGCAAATCGATTGGACGGAAGGAAATGAAGCGGTTGAAATCAATGGCTACCGACTCGGTGTGGGCGACGCAATCGGGGATGTCGATGACGATGCCATCAAGCGGTATCAAATCCGCAAAACGATTGAAGAGCATTTAAATAAAGAATTGTGGCTCCGCCCGCGTGGGATTAAAGTGCTCAGCTTGTTCTTTATCGACAAGGTCGCTCATTACCGCGACTATGATCAAGAAGGCCAGCCGGTAAAAGGAAAATATGCGATCATGTTTGAGGAAGAGTATCGGAATTTAATGCAAAAGCCGAAATACCGTCCGCTCTGGGACGATCCGGGCATTGACCAAGACATCGAGAAGGTGCATAATGGCTATTTTGCTCAAGATAAAAAAGGACGGTTGAAAGATACGAAAGGGAATACAGAGGCGGATACAGATGTATACAATCTCATTATGAGGGACAAAGAACGGCTGCTCAGCCTCGATGAGCCGCTCCGCTTCATTTTCTCTCATTCCGCGCTCCGTGAAGGATGGGACAACCCGAACGTCTTCCAAATTTGCACGTTGAAAGACTCGTCAGGCACGTATGTATCGAGGCGCCAGGAAATCGGGCGTGGTTTGCGTTTGGCTGTCAACCAAAACGGGGAACGGGTGCATGACGATCATATCAACATATTGACGGTTATGGCGAATGAGTCATATGAAGAATTTGTTGCCACTTTGCAAAGAGAGATTGAAGAAGATACGGGCATCCAGTTCGGCAAAATCGAAAAACATGTATTTGCCAAACTCGTTTATGTGGACGAGGCGACGGAAGAGCCGGTGCAAATGGGCTATGATTTATCATTGAAGCTGTATGAGGAATTAAAACAAAACGGCTATATTGACAAACAGAGCAAAGCAACGGAAAAACTCAAACGAGCCATTGAAAACTATGATCTCCATCTGAGCGATGAATTCCAGCCGTGGCTATTGTCCATCGTGAAAGAGATCAAACGCCATTTGCAAGCATTGCCGATCAAAGACGGGACGAAAAAGAAAAAAGTCCATGTCAATATGGCGGTCCTTAATCAAGAGGAGTTCACGCGGCTGTGGGATAAAATCAAATATAAAACCGTTTATTCCGTTGATTTTGACAGCGAACAGCTCATTGACTTATGCATTGCCGCCATTCAAGAAATGAGGCCGATTGAGAAAATCCGCATTGTCAGCCGAAAAGGACGGGTGGAAATTGATCATGTGACAGGCGTACAGGCGCAAACGATCAGCGAAAAAGTGGAAGATTACGTGAGTTTGCACCATACGCTCCCGGATCTCATCACCGAGCTGCAAAACCGGACGAATTTAACGCGGAAGACGATCGTGCGCATTTTGACCGGCTGCAAGCGGCTCGATGATTTCAAAAACAATCCGCAAAAGTTTATTGAAGAAGTGGCGAACATCATCCAGCGCCAAATGAGGCTGCTGCTGAAAGATGGCGTGAAATATTACAAAATTGGTGATGATGCGTATTACGCGGTCGAGCTGTTCCAAAATGAAGAGCTGCTCGCCTATTTGAACGACAACGCCATCCCGAGCGAAAAATCGCCGTTTGACCATATCCTTTACGATTCTGAGGTGGAAGAGCGGTTCGCCAAACGTTTTGAACACGATGAAAACGTAAAAGTGTACGTCAAACTGCCGAGTTGGTTTAAAATTGACACCCCAATCGGCTCCTACAATCCCGACTGGGCGCTTGTCATCGAAAAGGATGGTGAGGAAAAACTGTACTTCGTCCTCGAGACGAAAGGACAGGAATGGGAGGGCGAACTGCGTCCCGGTGAAGCAGCGAAAATTGCCTTCGCCCGCAAACACTTCCAAGCCATCGGAACGGACGTGGAATTCATCGGACCGGAAAATGATGTCGAGCGGTTTATGCTGCAAGTCTTAAGCCGTTAA
- a CDS encoding RNA-guided endonuclease TnpB family protein: MPTITLRLELHNPTKVKQEMYERMTEVNTEFANWLLDHPELNQVTSKIFKAFSSQRFPSAVVNQTIREVKSQKKNQKTKRFRTLWCCFNNQNVKVEKKGEFYTVSFPTLEKRIGVPVVTRPYQEAWLNRLLNGTAKQGAAKLYKKRKKWYLAVAITVEVQQREETKAMGVDLGLRYIAVASVGTKSLFFKGNQCAFVRRRYAALRRRLGKAKKLHMIRKIGRKESRWMKDQNHKISRQIVNFALANGVGVIRMEALTGIRKRAKSAKEAGRSLHAWAFHQLQTMIAYKAEMAGIRVEWVNPTYTSQTCKCGYREKANRNGIRFRCQKCGYTLHADLNGAINIAKAISGFAV, from the coding sequence ATGCCGACCATCACACTAAGGCTGGAGCTGCACAACCCAACGAAAGTCAAACAGGAAATGTATGAACGGATGACAGAAGTGAACACAGAGTTTGCGAATTGGCTGTTGGATCATCCAGAACTGAATCAAGTGACGAGTAAAATTTTTAAAGCGTTTTCGTCACAACGATTTCCTTCCGCCGTCGTGAATCAAACGATTCGAGAAGTGAAGTCCCAAAAGAAAAACCAGAAAACAAAGAGGTTTCGAACATTATGGTGTTGCTTTAACAATCAAAACGTGAAGGTGGAAAAGAAAGGAGAGTTCTACACCGTTTCATTCCCAACATTAGAGAAGCGAATCGGTGTGCCGGTGGTCACGCGTCCCTATCAAGAAGCATGGCTGAATCGGCTGCTTAACGGAACCGCCAAACAAGGGGCAGCCAAGCTCTACAAAAAGAGAAAGAAATGGTACTTGGCTGTTGCGATCACAGTTGAAGTCCAACAACGGGAAGAAACGAAGGCAATGGGCGTTGATTTGGGACTTCGTTATATCGCCGTTGCCAGCGTGGGAACGAAATCACTGTTTTTCAAAGGGAACCAATGCGCCTTTGTACGCCGACGATATGCGGCTTTGCGAAGGAGATTAGGAAAAGCTAAGAAGCTCCATATGATTCGCAAAATCGGCCGTAAAGAGTCCCGCTGGATGAAGGATCAAAATCACAAAATCAGCCGTCAAATCGTGAATTTTGCGCTCGCCAACGGTGTTGGCGTGATTCGGATGGAAGCGTTGACGGGGATTCGCAAGCGGGCAAAATCGGCCAAAGAAGCGGGGCGAAGCCTTCATGCTTGGGCGTTTCATCAACTGCAAACGATGATCGCCTATAAAGCGGAAATGGCGGGCATTCGTGTTGAGTGGGTGAATCCAACCTACACAAGCCAAACGTGTAAATGTGGTTATCGAGAGAAAGCGAACCGAAACGGCATCCGCTTCCGATGCCAAAAGTGCGGATACACCCTCCACGCCGACTTGAATGGCGCGATCAACATCGCCAAAGCGATTTCGGGCTTTGCCGTCTAA
- a CDS encoding restriction endonuclease encodes MAKWWMIRAGDRNELIPLWLEKGIASIGWARLGNPRHFSSKQQLQQKADEVFNEAKPKSRNSWVNQVWRFSHEIKKGDRVITYSKERREYIVGTVTEEHVYDPGIGHPNYPNIIRVNWENARISRDSLPQAAKNSLGSTLTVFRVDEWGDEIERQLSNPSLASVDKTIEPEEDEIVEDLVGKALMMIQDKVDKLDPWQMQDLVAGLLRAMGYNVQVSPKGPDGGVDVLAYKDAFGFEKPIIKVQVKHRKSAASAPEIQQLLGANPIDANCLFVSTGGFTSHAEAVAKHNSVKLIDLEELVNLIVHWYENMPNDARALLPLQKMYVPES; translated from the coding sequence ATGGCAAAATGGTGGATGATCCGCGCGGGCGACCGCAATGAACTGATTCCGCTTTGGCTGGAAAAGGGCATCGCATCGATCGGCTGGGCGCGGTTAGGAAACCCAAGGCATTTTTCATCAAAGCAACAGCTTCAACAGAAGGCAGACGAAGTGTTTAACGAGGCCAAACCGAAATCAAGAAATAGCTGGGTTAATCAAGTGTGGCGTTTCAGCCATGAAATTAAAAAAGGCGATCGTGTGATCACGTACTCTAAAGAAAGAAGAGAATACATTGTCGGAACGGTCACAGAGGAGCATGTGTACGATCCTGGCATCGGGCACCCGAATTATCCGAACATCATTCGGGTCAACTGGGAAAACGCCCGGATCTCAAGAGATTCATTGCCGCAGGCGGCGAAAAACAGTTTAGGCTCTACCTTAACAGTTTTTCGGGTCGATGAGTGGGGGGATGAAATCGAACGACAATTGAGCAACCCGTCATTAGCTTCCGTCGATAAAACCATTGAACCGGAAGAGGACGAAATCGTCGAAGATCTTGTTGGAAAAGCGTTGATGATGATCCAGGACAAAGTGGACAAGCTTGATCCGTGGCAAATGCAAGATTTAGTAGCAGGCTTGCTTCGGGCTATGGGGTACAATGTGCAAGTCAGCCCGAAAGGCCCTGACGGTGGGGTGGATGTGTTGGCCTATAAGGATGCATTCGGTTTTGAAAAACCAATTATTAAAGTGCAAGTTAAGCATCGCAAAAGTGCCGCTTCGGCTCCAGAAATCCAGCAGCTTCTCGGGGCCAACCCGATTGATGCCAATTGCCTGTTCGTCTCAACAGGCGGTTTTACTTCCCATGCAGAGGCAGTCGCCAAACATAATTCCGTTAAACTGATTGATTTGGAAGAACTGGTCAACTTGATTGTCCATTGGTACGAGAACATGCCAAATGATGCGAGAGCGCTGTTGCCGCTGCAGAAAATGTATGTGCCCGAATCTTGA
- a CDS encoding acetamidase/formamidase family protein, with protein MEAKQTVFVNEFTNGILDPHGNMLGPVQDGGYIVANTTPGCWGPMITPCIRGGHEVTKPVFVEGAEVGDAIAIKIKSIRVTSIATSSGNDKPMEGRFVGDPFVAVKCPQCGTMYPETKIEGIGPEAIRCANCGADVTPFVFTNGYTMTFDPNRQIGVTVHKEAAEHIARQGRYYMATPDNSVQNPIVTFAPHDLVGTVARLRPFLGQLGTTPARPLPDSHNAGDFGQFLINAPHEYGITKEQLEDRTDGHMDINRVREGAVLICPVKVRGGGVYLGDMHAMQGDGEIAGHTTDVSGIVTLQVKVIKGLTIDGPILLPVAEDLPYLAKPLTKKEKEIALDLAQSWGVNKLEESLPISFVGTGANLNEATENGLQRAAKTLGISVPEVMNRATITGAIEIGRHPGVITVTFLCPVRYLDKISLTSLVYDQYRSVLE; from the coding sequence ATGGAAGCGAAACAAACCGTGTTTGTCAATGAGTTCACTAACGGCATCTTAGACCCTCATGGAAACATGCTTGGCCCCGTGCAGGATGGGGGATACATTGTCGCCAATACTACTCCTGGCTGCTGGGGACCGATGATCACTCCTTGCATCCGCGGTGGCCATGAAGTGACAAAGCCCGTTTTTGTCGAAGGCGCTGAAGTAGGAGACGCCATTGCGATTAAGATCAAATCGATTCGCGTCACCTCTATCGCCACATCCTCAGGAAATGATAAACCAATGGAAGGTCGGTTTGTCGGCGATCCGTTCGTTGCTGTCAAATGCCCACAGTGCGGAACGATGTACCCGGAAACGAAAATCGAGGGGATCGGCCCGGAAGCCATTCGGTGTGCGAATTGTGGCGCGGACGTGACTCCATTTGTATTTACGAACGGCTATACGATGACGTTTGATCCAAACCGACAAATCGGCGTGACCGTGCATAAAGAAGCGGCAGAACACATCGCTCGACAAGGACGGTACTACATGGCGACACCCGACAACTCCGTCCAAAACCCGATCGTCACGTTTGCGCCCCATGACTTAGTCGGAACGGTGGCCAGACTCCGCCCGTTCCTCGGACAGCTCGGCACCACCCCGGCGCGTCCGCTACCGGATTCACATAACGCTGGCGACTTTGGCCAATTTCTGATCAACGCCCCACATGAATACGGGATTACGAAAGAACAGCTGGAAGATCGCACGGACGGACATATGGACATTAACCGTGTACGCGAAGGCGCCGTGTTGATCTGCCCTGTGAAAGTGCGGGGCGGAGGTGTTTATCTCGGTGATATGCATGCCATGCAGGGCGACGGGGAAATTGCTGGGCATACGACCGACGTATCTGGCATCGTCACCCTTCAAGTGAAAGTGATCAAAGGGTTGACCATTGACGGACCGATTCTTCTTCCTGTTGCTGAGGACCTCCCCTACTTGGCAAAGCCATTGACAAAAAAAGAAAAAGAGATCGCCCTCGATTTGGCACAATCATGGGGGGTAAACAAGTTGGAAGAATCGTTGCCGATTTCCTTTGTCGGGACAGGTGCCAACCTAAATGAGGCAACAGAAAACGGGTTGCAGCGGGCAGCCAAAACGTTAGGCATCTCTGTCCCTGAGGTGATGAACCGTGCCACGATTACCGGCGCCATCGAAATTGGCCGACATCCTGGGGTCATCACCGTGACCTTCTTGTGCCCTGTTCGTTATTTAGACAAGATTAGTTTGACCTCGCTAGTGTACGATCAATATCGCAGCGTTTTGGAGTAA
- a CDS encoding amidase: MEKRLNTKTISELSPLLKNKEVSPVELVDDVLEQIETLNNKLNAYIEVTAEKARKQAELAESEIRSGNYRGPLHGIPIAIKDILYVANETTTMGSKIHRNFRPTYSATVIEKLTEAGAVFPGKTNLHEYAWGATNNNPHFGPARNPWDPERIPGGSSGGSGVATAAHMTIASLGTDTGGSIRIPSSFCGIVGLKPTYGLVSKYGCFPLAWSLDHIGPMAKTARDAAYILEAMAGYDPKDPTSTDAPATSYSTQFMESVKGVKIGIEPYFFDHVDEGVERAVKQAIASLEREGAVVETVRIPTLQYAQYAEMITILSEASAIHHNHLVEREEDFGDDVRFLLKLGELPSAVDYLEAQQIRLKLDHEFMEIFNKVDVLITPTIPFLPPKIGQDTVWINGEEVNFLDHIIRFTGPFNLTGLPVVTVPCGFVQGLPVGMQIIGPAFGEGTILNVADVFETLHPELKYPPAVLRK, encoded by the coding sequence GTGGAAAAACGGCTAAATACGAAAACAATCTCTGAACTTTCCCCTCTTCTAAAAAACAAAGAAGTTTCACCTGTTGAACTCGTTGACGATGTACTCGAACAAATTGAAACATTAAACAATAAGCTGAATGCCTATATAGAGGTGACAGCAGAGAAAGCACGCAAGCAAGCTGAGTTGGCGGAATCGGAAATCCGATCTGGAAATTACCGCGGCCCGCTACATGGCATCCCTATAGCAATCAAAGATATTCTTTACGTAGCTAATGAAACAACAACGATGGGGTCAAAAATTCACCGAAACTTCCGGCCAACTTACAGTGCGACAGTAATCGAGAAGTTGACGGAAGCGGGAGCAGTGTTTCCTGGAAAAACAAACTTGCATGAGTATGCTTGGGGAGCAACGAACAATAATCCTCATTTCGGACCTGCCCGAAATCCTTGGGATCCTGAACGCATTCCCGGAGGCTCAAGCGGAGGATCGGGGGTCGCAACGGCGGCGCATATGACGATTGCTTCCCTAGGAACAGATACCGGTGGTTCGATTCGAATTCCTTCTTCGTTTTGCGGCATTGTCGGTTTAAAGCCCACCTATGGACTAGTAAGCAAATATGGTTGTTTCCCGCTTGCATGGTCGTTGGACCATATCGGTCCGATGGCGAAAACGGCGAGGGACGCTGCCTATATTTTAGAAGCCATGGCAGGATACGACCCAAAAGATCCTACTTCCACCGATGCCCCTGCAACGAGTTATTCCACACAATTCATGGAGTCTGTTAAAGGTGTAAAAATTGGCATAGAACCGTACTTCTTTGATCATGTGGATGAAGGAGTCGAAAGAGCGGTTAAACAGGCGATTGCTTCTTTGGAACGCGAAGGTGCTGTTGTAGAAACCGTGCGAATTCCAACATTGCAATATGCGCAGTATGCGGAAATGATCACGATTCTTTCAGAAGCCAGCGCTATTCATCACAATCATTTAGTAGAAAGGGAAGAAGATTTTGGCGATGATGTCCGTTTCCTTTTAAAGCTTGGAGAACTCCCTTCCGCTGTAGACTACTTGGAAGCGCAACAAATTCGTTTGAAATTGGATCACGAGTTCATGGAAATATTCAATAAGGTAGATGTTTTGATCACCCCAACCATTCCGTTTCTCCCTCCCAAAATCGGGCAGGATACGGTATGGATCAATGGAGAGGAAGTAAACTTTCTTGACCATATCATCCGTTTTACAGGACCGTTTAACTTGACGGGCTTGCCTGTTGTAACGGTGCCATGTGGTTTTGTTCAAGGACTTCCTGTAGGGATGCAAATCATCGGCCCAGCCTTTGGGGAAGGAACGATATTAAATGTTGCTGATGTGTTTGAAACGTTGCATCCTGAGCTGAAATACCCGCCGGCCGTTCTAAGAAAGTAA
- a CDS encoding malate:quinone oxidoreductase has product MVNMGNKQGKTDVILIGAGVMSATLGTLLKELAPEWDIVVFERLEEAGAESSNEWNNAGTGHAALCELNYTVEKADGSIDIGKAIKINEQFYVSLQFWAYLVNSGILRDPKDFVRPLPHMSFVQGEDNVAFLKKRHETMAANPLFKGMEFTDDPKKLAEWVPLMMEGRVVDEPIAATRIESGTDVNFGALTRQLFEHLKRKNVEIRYRHHVEDIKRTSDGLWELKVRNLDTGTVELHAAKFVFIGAGGGSLHLLQKSGIPEGKGIGGFPVSGLFMVCNNPEVVEKHHAKVYGKAKVGAPPMSVPHLDTRFIDNQKMLLFGPFAGFSPKFLKNGSMLDLFTSIKPHNVLTILAAGVKNMALTNYLIQQVLLSKEQRMQELREFVPTAKSDEWDIIVAGQRVQVIKDTESDGKGTLQFGTEVVHAADGSIAALLGASPGASTAVHVMLEVMEKCFPERMNEWRAKVKEMIPSYGESLMKNEALLRQVQASTAEALGLNGHFAMQLA; this is encoded by the coding sequence ATGGTAAACATGGGCAACAAACAAGGAAAAACGGATGTCATCTTAATCGGCGCGGGCGTTATGAGCGCGACGCTGGGGACGCTCTTGAAGGAATTGGCGCCCGAGTGGGACATTGTCGTCTTTGAAAGACTGGAAGAGGCAGGAGCGGAAAGCTCCAACGAGTGGAACAACGCCGGGACGGGGCATGCGGCGCTGTGTGAGTTGAACTATACGGTTGAGAAGGCCGATGGGTCGATTGACATCGGCAAAGCGATTAAAATCAATGAGCAGTTTTACGTCTCTTTGCAGTTTTGGGCTTATTTAGTCAACAGCGGTATTCTTCGTGACCCGAAAGATTTCGTCCGTCCGCTGCCGCATATGAGCTTTGTGCAAGGGGAAGACAATGTGGCGTTTTTGAAGAAGCGCCACGAAACGATGGCGGCCAATCCGCTGTTTAAAGGGATGGAGTTCACAGATGATCCGAAAAAGTTGGCCGAATGGGTGCCGCTCATGATGGAAGGGCGGGTGGTGGACGAGCCGATCGCGGCGACCCGCATCGAATCGGGGACGGACGTGAACTTCGGGGCGTTGACGCGCCAACTGTTTGAACATTTGAAACGGAAGAACGTGGAGATCCGCTACCGCCATCATGTCGAGGATATCAAACGGACAAGCGACGGTTTATGGGAGCTGAAAGTGCGGAATTTGGACACAGGCACGGTGGAGCTTCATGCGGCCAAGTTCGTCTTCATCGGCGCCGGGGGAGGCAGCCTCCATTTGTTGCAAAAATCCGGCATTCCCGAAGGAAAGGGGATTGGCGGTTTCCCGGTGAGCGGGTTGTTTATGGTGTGCAACAATCCGGAAGTGGTGGAAAAGCACCATGCGAAAGTGTACGGCAAAGCGAAAGTCGGCGCGCCGCCGATGTCGGTGCCGCATTTGGACACGCGGTTCATCGACAATCAAAAGATGCTGCTGTTTGGGCCGTTTGCTGGTTTTTCGCCGAAATTTTTGAAAAACGGATCGATGCTCGACTTGTTCACTTCAATCAAGCCGCATAACGTATTGACGATCTTGGCGGCGGGCGTGAAAAATATGGCCTTGACCAACTATTTGATCCAGCAAGTGCTGTTGTCCAAAGAACAGCGCATGCAGGAGCTGCGGGAATTTGTCCCGACGGCGAAAAGCGACGAATGGGACATCATCGTCGCTGGTCAGCGCGTGCAAGTGATCAAAGACACGGAATCTGACGGCAAAGGAACGCTGCAATTCGGCACGGAGGTCGTTCATGCGGCCGATGGCTCGATCGCGGCGTTGCTCGGCGCTTCGCCAGGCGCATCGACGGCGGTTCATGTCATGCTTGAAGTGATGGAGAAGTGCTTCCCAGAACGGATGAACGAATGGCGGGCGAAAGTGAAAGAGATGATTCCGTCTTACGGCGAGTCGTTGATGAAAAACGAAGCGCTGTTGCGGCAAGTGCAAGCATCCACAGCCGAAGCGCTCGGATTGAACGGGCACTTTGCGATGCAGTTGGCGTAG
- a CDS encoding YpiB family protein: MRWVSALEKRNFLTSFLHNHRLKHPDARFVLKYLLQHPHLLENVQFTETEQKQARWLIISTAMAEEEGLVFYRRGQKSTSLAAIMGDLALHPNEPLYLTLHFPGKARNFSYLRLIDHQAFENVRRHERHEKMAKAAEQVLDEALKRHELSVLKMQIDQALDRKDMALFQQLTEQLKKYEGQS, from the coding sequence ATGAGGTGGGTGTCGGCTTTGGAAAAGCGCAATTTTTTAACATCGTTTTTGCACAATCATCGCTTAAAGCATCCGGATGCCCGATTTGTGCTTAAGTATTTGCTTCAGCACCCCCATTTGCTTGAGAACGTCCAGTTTACGGAAACCGAGCAAAAGCAAGCGCGGTGGCTCATCATCTCAACCGCGATGGCGGAAGAAGAGGGGCTTGTGTTTTATCGACGCGGTCAAAAAAGCACGAGTTTGGCCGCCATTATGGGCGATTTGGCGCTGCATCCAAATGAACCGCTCTATTTGACGCTTCATTTTCCAGGAAAGGCAAGGAATTTTTCGTACCTTCGGCTTATTGATCACCAAGCGTTTGAAAATGTCAGACGGCACGAGCGGCATGAGAAAATGGCGAAGGCGGCCGAGCAAGTGTTGGATGAGGCGCTGAAACGTCATGAACTGTCGGTGTTGAAAATGCAAATTGACCAGGCGCTTGACCGAAAAGATATGGCGTTGTTTCAACAGCTGACGGAACAGTTGAAAAAATACGAAGGACAAAGCTGA
- a CDS encoding NAD(P)/FAD-dependent oxidoreductase, with amino-acid sequence MKSYIVIGAGILGASTAYHLAKEGASVMIIDRGDKGQATDAAAGIVCPWLSQRRNQKWYRLAKGGAKFYPSLIEELESYGETETGYARVGALWLHTDEQKLEQMEERALKRREDAPEMGEIVRLHPQEAKELFPPLVGEHHALYVSGAARVNGRAVRDALMNASQKRGAAYIRGNARLLFEGSRIIGVETDGTKYAAEAVIVTAGAWAGELLEPLGVRFAVTPQKGQIVHLEWLAGETGRWPVVMPPNNQYMLAFPRGRIIIGTTHEDEAGMDVRATAGGIHEILDKALAVAPGLSACTYVETRVGFRPRTPGFLPIFGPLPGFSGVYIANGLGSSGLTVGPYLGKELAKLVIGLPTELDPSDYDAASAVAPIVQ; translated from the coding sequence ATGAAGTCATACATCGTCATTGGAGCTGGCATTTTAGGGGCCTCTACCGCCTATCATTTGGCTAAAGAAGGGGCAAGCGTGATGATCATCGACCGCGGCGACAAAGGCCAAGCGACCGATGCGGCGGCGGGGATCGTGTGCCCTTGGCTCTCGCAGCGCCGCAACCAAAAATGGTATCGGTTAGCGAAAGGCGGGGCGAAATTTTATCCTTCCCTCATTGAAGAGCTGGAATCATACGGGGAAACGGAGACCGGTTACGCACGCGTCGGGGCTCTATGGCTGCACACAGATGAACAGAAACTGGAACAAATGGAGGAGCGCGCTCTCAAACGGCGCGAAGACGCGCCGGAAATGGGAGAGATCGTGCGGCTTCATCCCCAAGAGGCGAAGGAGCTGTTTCCGCCGCTTGTCGGCGAGCATCATGCCCTTTATGTGAGCGGCGCCGCCCGAGTGAACGGTCGGGCGGTGCGAGACGCCCTCATGAACGCTTCCCAAAAGCGCGGCGCCGCCTACATCCGCGGAAACGCCCGACTCCTGTTTGAAGGCTCCCGCATCATCGGCGTGGAAACCGACGGAACGAAATACGCTGCCGAAGCGGTCATCGTCACGGCCGGCGCCTGGGCCGGCGAGTTGCTGGAGCCGCTGGGCGTTCGGTTTGCCGTCACTCCGCAAAAAGGACAAATCGTTCATCTCGAATGGTTGGCAGGCGAGACTGGCCGATGGCCGGTCGTCATGCCGCCGAACAATCAGTATATGCTCGCCTTCCCTAGAGGGCGAATCATCATCGGAACGACCCATGAAGATGAAGCGGGGATGGATGTCCGCGCCACCGCCGGCGGCATCCACGAAATACTGGACAAAGCGCTCGCCGTCGCGCCAGGGCTGTCGGCGTGCACCTACGTGGAAACACGGGTCGGGTTTCGCCCGCGCACGCCTGGGTTTCTCCCGATCTTCGGACCGCTTCCGGGCTTTTCTGGGGTGTATATCGCCAATGGGCTCGGCTCCTCAGGTCTCACCGTCGGCCCGTATTTAGGAAAGGAGTTGGCGAAACTCGTCATCGGCCTGCCGACGGAACTCGACCCAAGCGATTATGACGCAGCAAGCGCCGTCGCACCGATCGTTCAATGA